Below is a window of Banduia mediterranea DNA.
AGCGCAACCGCCAGGAGAAGTTCCTGCGCCTGTCGCAGGCGCGCGAGAACCGCACGCCGATCGACTGGAACGGCTACCGCCCGTTCCGCCCGCGCATGCTGCTGCAACAGGCCAGGGACGTATCAATCGAATTCCCCTCCCCCTCCGGGAGAGGGGCCGGGGGTGAGGGCGCCCCACGCCTCCGCCACATCCCACACGAAATCACCGAAGCCGCACGCCGCCAGCGGCAAGACGCGACCGATGCCGAGCAATTCCTGTGGAGCCTGCTGCGCGACCACCGTTTCGGCAACCACAAATTCCGGCGCGAACATCCGCTGCCGCCGTATCGCCTGGATTTCTATTGCCACGAATTGAAGCTGGCCATCGAACTGGATGGCGGGCAGCGCAACGAAGATACGCAGGCCCGGCACGATACGGCGCGTGATGCGTTTCTGTTGTCCGAGGGCATCGAAGTCGTACGCGTCTGGAATCATGATTTGTTCGAGCGAACCGAAGATGTACTGGGGCATCTGTGGAACGCTTGTGAGGCTCGCGGCAGTAGGTCGCCCTCACCCCCGGCCCCTCTCCCCAGGGGAGAGGGGAGGCAAGCGACCCAGTTCGTCCACGAACTCAAGAACTACCCGATCGAGGAACTGCGCGAATACATCGATTGGCAGCCTTTCTTCATTTCCTGGGAGATGAAGGGCCGCTTCCCGGACCTGCTCAACAATCCGGCCACCAGCGAAGTCGCACGCAAGCTGTGGGACGACGCCCAGACCATGCTCGACCGGATCATCGCCGAAAAGTGGCTCAAGGCAAGTGGCGTGTTCGGGCTGTTCCCGGCGCAGGCGGACGGTGACGACACGGTGATCTTCGCCGACGAAACGTATCAGACCGAAATCGCGCGTCTACACCACCTGCGCCAGCAGAGTGAGCACCGCCCCGGCATTCCAAACCGCAGCCTCGCCGACTACGTGGCACCGCGCGAAACCGGCCTTCACGACTACGTCGGCGCCTTCGCGGTCACCGCCGGCATCGGCAGCGCCGAACGCGTCGAAGCCTTCAAGAAGGCCAATGACGACTACAACGCGATCCTGCTGGAGTCGATCGCCGACCGCCTCGCGGAGGCCTTTGCCGAACGCCTGCATCAACGCGTGCGCAAGGAATGGTGGGGCTATGCCGCCGACGAGCACCTGCCCAATGAAGCGCTGATCGCCGAGCAATACGCAGGCATCCGCCCGGCCCCAGGCTACCCCGCCTGTCCGGAGCACACCGAGAAGCAGACGCTGTGGCAACTGCTGGACGTGAACCAGCGCATCGGCATCGAACTCACCGAGAGCATGGCGATGTGGCCCGGCGCCTCGGTATCCGGCTGGTATTTCGGCCATCCCGAATCGCAGTATTTCGTGGTCGGCCGCATCAATCGCGATCAGGTCGAGGACTACGCGCAGCGCAAGGGCTGGGATTTCCGTACGGCCGAGAAATGGCTGGCGCCGAACCTGGGTTACGAGCCGGAAGACTGATCAGGACTGGCGACTATTCGCCGACCGAGCTCGCGCGTGTGCAGCACCAAAGCCAGAAGCGCAGGCGCCATCAGGGCGCCAAAGCCGAACCAATGAAATAGAGTCGCGCCCACTGCGCCGTCTCACCGGATTTCATGGTTGATGAGTTACCACCTGCCCGGCGTCATGGCACAGATCGCCGGTTGCTGACGAGGGTGGCGTCACGGAGCCATGTAGCTTTGCATGAGATGGCTCTGGCATCAGCTTGAGGTGTTTTTCCCCTCTTTGGTCATCTGTGTCTCGTACTCCGCCCCATGCTTATGTAGATAGTCTCGTATCAGCTGCCGCACGACTTGCGAGGGTGTCAGATCCTGCAAAGCGCATAGCTGCTCAAAGGCTCGTTTCTTTTGGGGGTCTATGAGCAGAGTGAGGCGAGCAGTTTTCTTTTCCATTAGCATTCCCCTCCTGACATTAACATCCAATGTTAATGTCATTACTCTCATCCCGCAATGTCTTAACGTGAATCACGCGCCGCGTGATGCCGGATGCTCGCATTGAAACATGGTGCCCAATGCTTGCACATAATTACAACTACATGTTAACGTAATTAACATGCTTTCCGCCCCCTGCGCCCAATTTTCCGCTCGACGCCGCCATGGCGAGGGTGCATTACAGCGAGGGCCATCGAATGTCGCGCCAAAGGTTTTCGGTTAGCCTGCCCAGCATCTCCACAGGTCTTCGCGCTGCGTGGCGGGAGGGTTACGGACTCTCGGATTTACGCAAAGACGTGATGGCTGGCCTTACCATCGGTACCGTGGCCGTGCCACTGTCGATGGCGCTGGCGATCGCTACAGGCGTTCCACCTCAGCAGGGTCTCTATACAGCGATTGTGGCTGGGGCCATCATCGCGTTGACCGGCGGTGCTCGCTTCAGTGTCTCAGGCCCGACAGCCGCTTTTGTCGTCATACTTTTCCCGATTGTTCAGCAGTACGGTCTCGGCGGATTGCTTTTAGCCTCGATGATGGCCGGCATCATTCTGGTGGTTTTGGGGGTTACCCGAATGGGGCGCCTGATCGAGTTCATACCCTATCCCGTGGTTTTGGGCTTCACGGCGGGGATAGCAGTTGTCATCGCGGTACTACAGATTCCCGATTTTCTGGGGCTGAGCGTTGGGCAGCTCGGTGAGCATTTTGTCGAAAACTTGGGCCGGATCCTCACCTCACTCCCCAGCCTCAATATGCTTGAGTTCGGTATTGGTGCATTCGCTCTCGTCGTCATGCAGCTTTGGCCGCGATTGCATGTGCCCATTCCGGCGCCCCTAGTCGGGCTGGTCGTTGGCGCTATCACGGCTTACGGTGCCAATCAGTGGTTCGGGAGCGCCGGCGCGCCTGCCGTTGAGACGATTGCCTCACGCTTTACCTGGGAGGCCAATGGCGAGACGGGTACTGGAATCCCCCCTATAGCGCCTTCCTTCATGGCTCCTTGGCTATTACCGGGAGCCAATGGAGAGCCCCTTGAACTGAATTTCGAACTGATTCGTGCTCTGCTAGGGCCTGCCTTTGCCATTGCCATGCTAGGGGCGATCGAGTCACTGCTGTGCGCGGTGGTATCGGATGGTCTGACGAAGACCAAGCATGATCCCAACGCCGAGCTGATTGGCCAAGGGCTGGGCAACATCATCGCGCCACTGTTCGGCGGCATCACCGCCACGGCGGCCATTGCCCGGACAGCAACCAACATCCGAAGCGGCGCTCGTTCACCCATCGCGGCAGTGGTGCATTCTGTAGTGGTGCTGTTGGCGGTCATTGCACTCGCTGGATTGCTGGGCCTCGTGCCCATGGCTGCCCTCGCGGCTCTGCTATTCATCATTGCCTGGAACATGAGCGAAGCGCGTCATTTCCTGCATACCTTGCGGTCGGCGCCTCCTGGCGACGTGGCCATTCTCGTCACCTGCTTCGGACTGACCGTCCTGTTTGACATGGTTCTGGCCGTCGCTGTCGGTATGGGACTGGCGGCGGCACTTTTCATTCGGCGTATGGCCTTGCTGACCACAACTGATCGTATCGAGGCCGAGAATCACCCTACTGTCAACGGGCTGCCTCCAGAAGTGGCCGTTTACGAGATCAATGGCCCCCTGTTCTTCGGGGTGGCCGAGAAAGCCCTCACATCACTGCACTTGGTCGATCGTAACGTCCAGCTTGTACTTATTGACATGCGCAAGGTGCCCAGCATGGATGGCACGGCAATCGTCGCTCTCCAGTCGCTAATCGACGAAATGCATCGCGAGGGAATAGCGCTGATCCTGATGGGATTACCGACGCGGATCATCGTCAAACTGCGTCGTGCAGGCATTCGAAAGGAAAAAGGAGTGCTGACGTACTGCAAAGACTGGCAGTGGGCCAAGGTCGTCGTGCTGCGTTGGCATCATGAGCGCAACGAGATGGATCGAAACGCGGAGGTATTTTAATGAGCCAGATGATTGCAGTGCTGGATCAAGCGCCGAAGGTATCGGGCGCTGTGTAGATGTTCATCAACAGGGGCACGATGATCGAGATCGTCGCGCCAAGGGTTTCGGTCGCGGGCGCAGTGGGTGTAGCCACGCTCCCGTCACCGTTCATGAGGTCCAGCTTCATGCTCATTCGCCGGTGGCGATTCCGGTGAGATGTTGGCTCGCGCAAAGGGCAGCCACAGACTCCACCACAGCCGGCCTGGGTCATCGGACAGGTATTGCAGCAAGCCGATCTGCATGCCGAGATGGCCTAGCCGCGGTGAAGCCACATAGCTTCCGAACAGCCGATCCCAGATCGACAGGTTGAATCCAAAGTTGCGGTGATGCTCGCGCGGATCGATCGAGTGATGAATGCGATGCATGTCCGGCGTCACCAGCAGGCGCCGCAGCCAGCGATCCACCCGTTCCGGAAGTCCGACGTTGGTGTGATTGAAGATCGCCATCGCGTTGAGGCCGATCTCGAACATCATCACGGCAAGGGCCGGCGCACCCAGCAGCAGCACCGCGGCGCTCTTGATCAGCATGGACAATCCGATCTCGATCGGATGAAAACGCAGGGCCGTGGAGGCGTCGATCTCGCGATCGGCATGATGCACCCGGTGCAGCCGCCAGAACAGCGGCACGCGATGGAAAGCCGCGTGCTGGGCCCAGATCAGCAGGTCGAGCAAGATCAGGCTGACGGTAAACGCCAGCCATTCAGGCCACGCCAGCCAATGCAGCAGTCCCGTCTGTGTTCGCTCGGCCCAGAGCGCCACCGCGACGGCAACCAGTGGCACCGACAGCGCAGCCAATAGTCGGACCACGCCGGCGCCCAGTAGCATGATGCTGAGGTTGGTCGCCCAGCGATGAGATCGGCCCAGCCGTCGCGGTCGACGCGGCCACCGGGTCTCGGCCAGCGACATGATCGCGAAGATCGCCACGAATGCGCTCAGCCGCCACGTCAGTTCCGATAGGCCGCCCACATGCATGAGCGTCACTTTGCGGCAGACCGGTGAGCTTGAAGGCCCGCCGGCGTCGCCATCGCGAACCGCGGCTGCCTCGCTTTCGCCATCCGCGAGTGGCGCGTGCGAATTCGGTCAGCGAGGATCGATCCGGTGTGCATCGATCAGCGCTGGCCGCCTGACGCGTTGAGCGTCCAGTCATACGACAGGTATTCGAGCTTGAACTGCCCCTTGGCGATCCGCGCCTGATCGACCGGCTTATCCGCCAGCAGGCTTGCCTGACTCGCCAGCCAGGCCTCAAGCCCTTTGTTGTCCGCCGTGAAGTCTTCGCCGTACCACTTGAAGATCGACGAGACGCTCAGCACCCCGCGGCTCGCATTGAAGCGATTGCGCGACCGGTCGCTCAGGAAGCGTCTCTGCTGATCGGTCAGTTGCGCGTCGAGGCTTGCCGCGCGATAGGGCTCCGGGCGCAGCGCCGGACAGCCGATCGACGCGCAGTTGACGGCGAAGTGGATGCGCGCATCGTGGTAGCGCGGGCGCAGCTGCTGATGCTCGATCCAGTCCAGGCTGCGCTGCTCGCCGAGCAAGGCGAAGAAGCTCTGCTTCCAGGGCGAACTCAACAGAGAACCCAGATCCCGAATCGACTGGAGATCGGGATATCGGCTCAGGATCAGCTCAAGCGTGAAGGCGTTGTAGGCATTGATCAGAAAGGCCTGCTGCTGATCCGGATGCCAGCGCTGGAAATCCACCTTGTCGACGGCCGAAAACGTCGACAGCGACGTCCTGAGTGCCGCGGGATCACGTTTGAGTGCGGCATAGTCCACCACGCTGCTGTTCCCGCCGGCCGTCCACCGCACATGCTTCTTCAGTGCTTCGCCATAGACGGCGTAGTCGTGATCAAAGGCCATGGCGGCGGTACTCAAGATCGCGGCGGTCATCATCAGCATCATCCTCAGAATCTTGCACATGGGCGTCAAGCTCTACGCCAGGTATGGAAGCGCTCGACATGGCGCAGCAGTCGCTCCGGCTTGTGCGCCTGCTTCCAGAGACCCGCCGCGTACTTGTTGGCCTCGGCGAGCGTCGGGTAAATGTGGATGGTGCCGAGGATCTTGTTCAGGCCGATGCGGTGCTTCATCGCCAGGACATACTCGGCCAGGAGATCGCCGGCATGCTCGCCGACGATGGTGACACCGAGAATCCGGTCCTTGCCCGGCACCGTCAGCACCTTGACGAAGCCATGCGCCTCGCCGTCGGCAATGGCGCGGTCAAGATCGTCCAGCGGATACCGGACCACTTCATAGGCAATGCCTTTCTCCTGCGCCTCGGTCTCGTTGAGTCCGACCCGCGCGACTTCCGGCTCCGTGAACGTGGCCCAAGGGATCACTGAGTAGTCGACCTTGAATGGTCCGCCCCGCAGCGCGAGGAGGGGACTGAACAAGCTGTTGACAGTGGCATACCACGCCATGTGCGCCGCCGTGTGCGTGAACTGGAACGGCCCGACCACATCGCCAACGGCGTAGAGATTGGGAAAGCTCGTCTGCAGGAACTCGTTGACCACCATCGTGCGGCCAGCCTTGATGCCCAGTTCTTCGAGGCCAAAGCCCTGGAGTCGGGCGACACGACCGACCGCGACCAGAATGGCGTCGAAGGCCACGCGTTCCTCGCGCCCTGCGGATTCGCAGACCAGAAACTTTTCGCCGTTTTCAACGATCACGGCCCTGGCCTGGGTGTTGACGCGCACATCGACGCCCTCGGCGCGGAAGCGGTCGATGACGAGTTGCGAGACTTCCGGGTCCTCACGCGCCAGCAGCCGCGGCAGCATCTCGATCTGCGTCACATGGGAGCCCAGTCGCGCGAAGGCCTGCGTGAGCTCCGAGCCGATCGGCCCGCCGCCGAGAACGATCAATCGTTGCGGCTGCTCGCGCAGCTGCCAGACCGTATCGGAGCTCAGGTAACCGACCTCCCGGAGCCCCGGGATCGGCGGCACGAACGGCTCGGCACCGGTAGCCAGGATGATGTTCCGCGCGCTCAGGCGTCTGCCATTGACTTCGACGGTCCACGGATCGACCAGCCTGGCCTCGCCCAGGACACATTCCACGCCCAGCCCGCTGAAACGCTCGACCGAGTCATGCGGCGCAATCGCTTCGACGATCCGCGCCACACGGTCCATCACCTTGGCGAAATTGGCTTCCCCCGCGACCTTGTCAAAGCCGAACTCGCCGGCACGGCGCAGCTGACTGGCGTACTTGGCGGAGCGGATCAGCGCCTTGGACGGCACGCAGCCAGTATTCAGGCAGTCGCCGCCCATCTGGTGCTTCTCGATCAGTGTCACCTTGGCGCGGACCGCAGCTGCGATATAGGCGCTGACCAGACCACCGCTGCCGGCACCGATCACGATCAGGTTGCGATCAAACCGCGTTGGCCGGCGAAAGCCGCGATAGACCTTGCGCGCCCGCGCGGCATTGACAAGGCCTCGGGCCAGATACGGAAAGACGCCGAGCAGGACGAAGGCGCCGATCAGTCCCGGCGACAGGATGCCGGCCAGCGAACGCAGCTGCGCAAGCTGAGTGCCGGCATTCACATAAACCGCCGTGCCCGCCAGCATGCCGATCTGGCTCACCCAGAAGAAGCGCCGCGCCGGCATTGCGGTGAGACCCATCAGCAGGTTGATGAGAAAAAACGGAAACAGCGGCACCAGCCGCAGCGTGAACAGATAGAACGCGCCATCGCGCTCGATGCCGGCATTAATGGCCCTGAGCCGATCACCGTAACGCGCCTCGATCATCCCGCGCAGTAAGTAACGCGCGGCGAGGAAGGCACCGGTCGCACCGAGCGTCGAGGCGAACGAGACGATGAGCAGGCCCCACCACAGCCCGAAGATCGCGCCCGCCGCCAGCGTCAGCACCACCGCCCCCGGAACCGACAGCGCCGTGGCCAGCACGTAGACGGCAAAAAAACTGGCGGTTGCAATCAGCGGTTGCTCACTGCGCCAGGCCAGCAGCGCAGCGTGCTGCGCGTGAAGGTAGTCCAGCGATAAATAGCGCCCGAGATCCAGCACGAAGAACGCCGCGACCGCTGCCGCGATGAGCAGGCCGATGATCAGGCGTCGAAGCGTGGAAGTGCTCATTCACAGTCCTGCGCGGTCGAGCGCGGCGATGAAATCGGCGGGCTCGGGCCGGAGGCGGTAGTTGTCCGTGAGGTCGCTGTACACGATGCGGCCGCCCGCAGCGGTGATGAACACCGTCGGCATCGGTACGTCGGAGTCGTAACCCAGGGCCTGCATGCCCATCGGCAAGCCGCCTCTGGCGAGGATGCCGAGCTGCGCGGCAACCCGATTGTCGCGATCGCTCAGGAAGCGCATCGGCGCCTCGAAACGTTGCGCCAGCCTGCGCGTGTGGTCCTGCGGCTGCGGGCTGATGAGGAAGACTTCGACGCCGCGATCCGCGAGCCGCCGGTATTCGGCCGCGACCTCCTTGATCTGCGCCATGCACAGCGGGCACCAGTTGCCGCGATAGAACATCCACAGCGCGGGCTTGCGGGTCAGCTCCGCGGTGCGCAGCTCGCGGCCATCGATGTCGATGAGAGCCAGATCGGGCAGCCGCTTTCCAGTGCCGAGCAGATCGCCACTGCGAGCACTGAAGCGTGAGTGGATATAGAGCAGCGACAGCAACACGCCGTTGAACAAGGCGATGCCGGCCGCCAGGCCGGGGCCCGCATCGGCGAGCGCGACGACAGTGCCCAGGCCGCCGGCCATCGGGATCCCGTGGAGGTTGGCACTGGTCCGCGCGGTCGAGCCCATGAACAGGCGCATGAAGAACGCCATCGGCACGCCCGATGCCAGCACCACGCCCCACCAGGCCCAGGCCTGCGGTGCGGTCCACAGGCGCGTGGCGGCGACGACCAGCCCGGCCATCAGCGCCATCATGTAGAACGAAACGAATAGAGCCTTGATGCGATGCATGGAGAATTTCTCAAGTGGACAGCGCGCCGCCGCAGGACGAACCCGCGCCGGCGGTGCACCCCAGACAGTGACGCTCAAAACGGATGGCGCGATTCAGCAGACGGGCGTGATCGAAGCTGTCGAGCGTCATTGCCTGGCCATTCGCATCGCGCGCCGCGATGCCGAGTTGCTGATTGAAGTCACAGTCGAACAGGTGACCCGCATGGTCCACGCTGATCAGGCGCCGGCACATCACATTCTCGGCCGCCTGCGGGTTGAAGGCCGCGAGCAAGGTCTCCATGTAGCGCTCGTACTGACCGTTCTTGCGCAGGTGCAGCGCGAAGCGGTGGATCGGCATGTTGGTGATGGTGAACAAACGGCTGAAGACGATGCCGTGATGCTCGGCCAGTTCTCGGCGGTAGTCCGCTTCCAGCTGGGCTTGCGGCGGCGGCAGCGACGGCCCGAGCGGGTTGTAGACCAGCGTCAGCATGAGCCCGGAGTCGGGCTGGCCGTAGCCGACGGCATTGAGCCGATGCAGAGCGGTGATCGACTTTTCGAAGACGCCTTTGCCGCGCTGGGTGTCGGTGTTCTTCTCGCCGTAGCACGGCAGCGAGGAAATGACCTCGACGCGGTGCTCGGCGAAGAAGGCGGGCAGATGCGCCATCGATTGGCCCGTTTTCGGATGCCCGTCGAACTGCACCGTCAGGTTGTGTCGCACCATGACGTGCTTGCCGAGCGTCGTGGCGCCGACGACCAGGCGCTCGAAATCCGCATGCAGTTCCGGCGCGCCGCCGGTGAGATCGAGCTGCGTGATCTGCGGGTGTCCGGCCAGGATCGCCAGCACACGATCGGCATGCGCGGACGACAGCTGCTCTGTCCGTGCCGGCGAGGCATCGACATGGCAATGCCGACAGGCCTGGTTGCACAGCTTGGTCAGGTTGACCTGCAGGGTCTGCACGTCGATCGGCGATAGCACCAGTGCATGCTCTGCGAGCAGGCGCTCGAACGCCGGACCATGATCGGCGGCTGGAAGATCGGCGAGGCGGACGGTGATGTTCATCAACAGCAGGCTCCGGGCTGGACGGCTGACACGGCGCCCGGCGGTGCGCAATCGAACAGACCGAAGTGCTGCGTTTTTTCACCGAACACGCGGAAATGCGCCGCGTAGCGCGAGCCGCCGAGCATGTCGGCGGTGTTGCCGCAGACCAGCATCGGCTTGCCGCTCACGAAATGATGGTGGTCGTCGAGCGTGAAGGCGTGCGGCGCTTCGGGCAGCGTGCCGAGATAGATGGCGACCTGCCCATAATCCTCGCAGCGATCTTCGAGATCGAGCTTGAACGCGCGCACGGTGCGTGAATAAAAGCGGATATTGCCGGCGCGCTGTTCCAGTTCCGGGTTGTTGATCAACAGCGGACTGCTGGTGACGATGCGGACATCCGCACAGCCGACCCGCAGCATCAGGCGCCGGAAATCCTCTTCATACAGCGCGCCGCCCAGGCACTCGCCGAGCATGACCGCGTCCGTTGCCAGCGTCGCTGGAATCCGCCGGTCACTGAACACGTCCGAGAAATAGAGTTCGCCGCCGGGCTTGAGGACGCGGAAGATTTCGCGGAAGACGCGTTCCTTGTCCGGCGAGAGGTTGATGACGCAGTTGCTGACGACCAGATCGAGGCTGGCGTCGTCGATGCCATCGAGCTGCTCGATATAGCCCTGCACGAAACGCGTGTTGGCATAGCCGAAGCGTTCGGCGTGCCAGGCCTGCGTGCTGCGCGCCAGCTCCAGTTGCTCCGTGGTCATGTCCAGGCCCGTCACCTGGCCCTCGGCGCCGACCAGTTGCGCGAGCACATAGCAGTCGCGACCGGAGCCGCAGCCGAGGTCGAGCACCTTCAAGCCCTCCAGCGCGGGCGGGATCGGCGAGCCACAGCCGTAGAAGCGGCTCTTCACGTCCTCGTGCACGTTCTTCAAGGCTTCGAGGACGCGCGCCGGGCCGGCTTCCGCCAGGCAGCAGGCACTGGTCTTGAGGTCGGCAGAGGATTGCAGAATCCGGCCGTAATAGTCCTGCACGCTCTCGTGGGTCTTGAAATCGCCGTCCATTTGAAATCTCGCTCGTTCGGTAAAATGGGTCAAGGGGCGGGTCAAGGGGCTCAGCCGCGGCGGCCATCGAGGTAGGCTGCGACCAGAGGATCGTTGGGCGCACTGAACAGTGCGTCGGTGCGATTGAATTCGATCAGCCGGCCACTGCCGTCGTGCGTCCAGAACGCCGCGCAGTAGTCCGAGATGCGCCGCGCCTGCGCGAGCTTGTGCGTGGCCACGACCCGTGACCACGACCAGGGTATAAGCGCAGCTTCAGTGTGCCAGTCCCGCAGCTGTCCGGTGTAAATCGCCACGATCTGCGAGTCGGTGAGGGCCTGGATCGGATTGCGGGCATGCACGATCACAGCAATGCCGTCCCGGGCAATCACGAAACCGCGCAGATCCGCCTCGTCGGCTTTCAGTGCACGCGACACCATGCCCCCGCAAGCCCGCTGCGGGCATCCTGCACGCCACGCGAAGAACCGCCGCTCTGCACATCGATACGCGTGCCCGGCTGCTGCTGCTCAAACCGCTTGCCGAGTTCGGCGGCCAGCGGCGCGACCGTGCTGGAGCCGGTCAGAACCAGCTTGTCCGCCGCCGCCGGTGAGACCATATGGGCGGCAATACAGAGGATCAATACAAAACGAGCAGGCATTTGCATGGACGCGACCGTATGACGATATAGGGCATCCTACGTTGGCCAAGCCGCGAATCTGAACATGCTGGAGTCTTGAATATATGTCCATGAGTCCAGAAGACGATCTGCTGTCCTCAGTGCTATCCGCCTATCACTTGCGAGCGGGCGTCTACGGCAGCCCGCGCTTTTGCGGTGCCTGGCAGCACAGCACCACCGGGATGCACCGCGGTGCGTTTCATCTCGTTGGCACCGGGGGAGCGTGGTTTCACACGCGGCAGCAGGCCGAGCCCATCCGACTGGAGCCTGGCGACCTCGTGGTGCTACCCCACGATGCCTGGCACATGCTTTCTGCCGGACCGGTATTGCACGGAGAGGACTCGATTCCGATCCAGGAGGGTGACGGGCCTTATACCGTCATGGTCTGCGGCTTCTTCGAGTTCGAACTGGGCGACAAGAATCCCATTCTGGATGCACTGCCAGAAGTGCTGGTCATCACCTACCGTGAAGGCGGCAGGGCCTTGGCAGCGCTGGGGGAGCTGATGATGGCGGAAACCGACGGTTCTTCGGTGGGCACGCGGACTGTGCTCGACAAGCTTGCCGATACCTTGTTCGTGATGGTGGTCCGCTTCTACGTCAACGGGCTCAGCGAACAGCGTGGCGTGCTGGCGGCACTGGCGGACGAGCGACTGCGGCGCGCTTTGGCGGCCATGCATCGCAAGCCGGGTGCGGACTGGACGCTTGAATCGCTGGCACAGGAAGCCGGCATGTCGCGCAGCAACTTCTCTCAGCACTTCGCTGCCGTGGTGGGCTCGACGCCGATCAACTATCTCACTCGGTGGCGCATGATCCAGGCGGAGCTCGCCCTTCGAAAACCACGGGTGTCCGTCGCAGCCGTCGCTGAGCAGATGGGCTACGAAACGGAGGCCGCCTTTCGCAAGGCCTTCAAGAGGGTTCACGGCATCGGGCCCGGCGCAATCAAGCGATGGCTAAAGGAGCGGATGCCTTGACCCAAGTTCGCGGATTCGCGCCGAGGAAAGTAACTCAGCAGACGTCGGGGTCAGAGACGTCGGGTCAACGTCGGGGTCAGCAACGTCGGGGTCAGGTCTTGTTCCTCGAACGTCGGGGTCGAACGTCGGGGTCAAACGTCGGGGTCAGGTCTTGTTCCTTGCCAAATTTCTTTGGCTTCGCTACGTTCCCCGCATGGCCCGCCCTCTGCGTATCGAATTCCCCGGCGCGATCCATCATGTGATGGCGCGCGGCAATGCCCGTCAAGCAATCTTCCTCAATGACGAAGGTCGCGACGCCTACGAGAGCGGACACCGACAACTTCCGCAGATCGGTGTGCACTTCGGGTCGCACTACTCGACTACTCGACGGTAAGCCGGATCGCGCGAGGTGTGGATCGGCGGGCTGCGTCAAGACGCAAGACCTGACCCCGACCTCTTCACTTGACCCCGACCTCTTCACTGACCCCGACCTCTTGACCCCGACCTCTTCAGGGCGGGTTTTGGCCCTGCTCGAACGGAGACATGGCGGTCCTTGACTCTCTATAGTGCTTCCACCATATTGAGCCGATGCTGGAGGCAGAAGCTCTCAGACCCGTTTCCTGGATTGCGTCCAGCTACAAGGACTACCGGGCGTTCCCGGAGCCTGTACAGGATGCGATGGGTTTCGCGCTGTTCCGCGCCCAGCAGGGCGCCAAGCACGATGACGCGAAACCCCTCAAGGGCTTCGGCGGCGCAGGCGTACTGGAAATCGTCACTGATCATGACGGCGATACCTTCCGGGCGGTGTACACCGTGAAGTTCGCCAATGCGATCTACGTCCTGCACGCCTTCCAGAAGAAATCGAAGTCGGGCCGCAAAACGCCGGCTGAGGAAATTGAACTGATCCGGCGCCGGCTCAAAGTGGCCGAAGCCGACTACCAGCAGCAACTCGCAAGAGGACCATCATGAGCAACGATACTGAAACGACCATCGTCCGCGGCACCGGCAATGTCTTTGCCGATCTCGGCTATCCCGACGCGGAGACCCATCTGCTCAAGGCCGGACTG
It encodes the following:
- a CDS encoding CopG family transcriptional regulator, producing MEKKTARLTLLIDPQKKRAFEQLCALQDLTPSQVVRQLIRDYLHKHGAEYETQMTKEGKNTSS
- the dauA gene encoding C4-dicarboxylic acid transporter DauA, with protein sequence MSRQRFSVSLPSISTGLRAAWREGYGLSDLRKDVMAGLTIGTVAVPLSMALAIATGVPPQQGLYTAIVAGAIIALTGGARFSVSGPTAAFVVILFPIVQQYGLGGLLLASMMAGIILVVLGVTRMGRLIEFIPYPVVLGFTAGIAVVIAVLQIPDFLGLSVGQLGEHFVENLGRILTSLPSLNMLEFGIGAFALVVMQLWPRLHVPIPAPLVGLVVGAITAYGANQWFGSAGAPAVETIASRFTWEANGETGTGIPPIAPSFMAPWLLPGANGEPLELNFELIRALLGPAFAIAMLGAIESLLCAVVSDGLTKTKHDPNAELIGQGLGNIIAPLFGGITATAAIARTATNIRSGARSPIAAVVHSVVVLLAVIALAGLLGLVPMAALAALLFIIAWNMSEARHFLHTLRSAPPGDVAILVTCFGLTVLFDMVLAVAVGMGLAAALFIRRMALLTTTDRIEAENHPTVNGLPPEVAVYEINGPLFFGVAEKALTSLHLVDRNVQLVLIDMRKVPSMDGTAIVALQSLIDEMHREGIALILMGLPTRIIVKLRRAGIRKEKGVLTYCKDWQWAKVVVLRWHHERNEMDRNAEVF
- a CDS encoding sterol desaturase family protein, with the protein product MAIFAIMSLAETRWPRRPRRLGRSHRWATNLSIMLLGAGVVRLLAALSVPLVAVAVALWAERTQTGLLHWLAWPEWLAFTVSLILLDLLIWAQHAAFHRVPLFWRLHRVHHADREIDASTALRFHPIEIGLSMLIKSAAVLLLGAPALAVMMFEIGLNAMAIFNHTNVGLPERVDRWLRRLLVTPDMHRIHHSIDPREHHRNFGFNLSIWDRLFGSYVASPRLGHLGMQIGLLQYLSDDPGRLWWSLWLPFARANISPESPPANEHEAGPHER
- a CDS encoding DUF547 domain-containing protein; this encodes MCKILRMMLMMTAAILSTAAMAFDHDYAVYGEALKKHVRWTAGGNSSVVDYAALKRDPAALRTSLSTFSAVDKVDFQRWHPDQQQAFLINAYNAFTLELILSRYPDLQSIRDLGSLLSSPWKQSFFALLGEQRSLDWIEHQQLRPRYHDARIHFAVNCASIGCPALRPEPYRAASLDAQLTDQQRRFLSDRSRNRFNASRGVLSVSSIFKWYGEDFTADNKGLEAWLASQASLLADKPVDQARIAKGQFKLEYLSYDWTLNASGGQR
- a CDS encoding FAD-dependent oxidoreductase, with the translated sequence MSTSTLRRLIIGLLIAAAVAAFFVLDLGRYLSLDYLHAQHAALLAWRSEQPLIATASFFAVYVLATALSVPGAVVLTLAAGAIFGLWWGLLIVSFASTLGATGAFLAARYLLRGMIEARYGDRLRAINAGIERDGAFYLFTLRLVPLFPFFLINLLMGLTAMPARRFFWVSQIGMLAGTAVYVNAGTQLAQLRSLAGILSPGLIGAFVLLGVFPYLARGLVNAARARKVYRGFRRPTRFDRNLIVIGAGSGGLVSAYIAAAVRAKVTLIEKHQMGGDCLNTGCVPSKALIRSAKYASQLRRAGEFGFDKVAGEANFAKVMDRVARIVEAIAPHDSVERFSGLGVECVLGEARLVDPWTVEVNGRRLSARNIILATGAEPFVPPIPGLREVGYLSSDTVWQLREQPQRLIVLGGGPIGSELTQAFARLGSHVTQIEMLPRLLAREDPEVSQLVIDRFRAEGVDVRVNTQARAVIVENGEKFLVCESAGREERVAFDAILVAVGRVARLQGFGLEELGIKAGRTMVVNEFLQTSFPNLYAVGDVVGPFQFTHTAAHMAWYATVNSLFSPLLALRGGPFKVDYSVIPWATFTEPEVARVGLNETEAQEKGIAYEVVRYPLDDLDRAIADGEAHGFVKVLTVPGKDRILGVTIVGEHAGDLLAEYVLAMKHRIGLNKILGTIHIYPTLAEANKYAAGLWKQAHKPERLLRHVERFHTWRRA
- a CDS encoding peroxiredoxin family protein; protein product: MALMAGLVVAATRLWTAPQAWAWWGVVLASGVPMAFFMRLFMGSTARTSANLHGIPMAGGLGTVVALADAGPGLAAGIALFNGVLLSLLYIHSRFSARSGDLLGTGKRLPDLALIDIDGRELRTAELTRKPALWMFYRGNWCPLCMAQIKEVAAEYRRLADRGVEVFLISPQPQDHTRRLAQRFEAPMRFLSDRDNRVAAQLGILARGGLPMGMQALGYDSDVPMPTVFITAAGGRIVYSDLTDNYRLRPEPADFIAALDRAGL